One Methylocaldum marinum DNA window includes the following coding sequences:
- a CDS encoding ABC transporter ATP-binding protein, with the protein MPSPLIEVVDLVKSYPVGDSGTLEILHRLNFTIDAGEFVAIMGPSGSGKSTLMNILGCLDIPSDGRYVLNGTDTARLDPDELAALRNRTIGFVFQGFNLLPRKTVEDNVALPLLYAGASRDERQARARELLRQVGLGHRVGHKPPQLSGGQQQRVAIARALANSPPLILADEPTGNLDTHTSEEIMALFERLNRDEGLTIVLVTHEPDVARHAQRLIHVVDGHIAEDGPVKTILRRAHA; encoded by the coding sequence ATGCCCTCCCCTCTCATCGAGGTCGTCGATCTCGTCAAGAGCTACCCGGTGGGCGATTCCGGAACTCTGGAAATACTGCATCGTCTGAATTTCACGATCGATGCCGGTGAGTTCGTCGCCATCATGGGACCTTCGGGCTCGGGCAAATCGACTCTGATGAACATCCTGGGCTGCCTCGATATCCCCAGCGACGGCCGTTACGTGCTGAACGGCACCGATACCGCCCGGCTCGACCCGGACGAACTGGCCGCCTTGCGCAATCGAACCATAGGCTTCGTCTTTCAGGGCTTCAATCTGCTGCCCCGGAAAACCGTCGAAGACAACGTCGCGCTGCCGCTGCTCTACGCCGGCGCGAGCCGCGACGAGCGCCAGGCCCGCGCTCGGGAGTTGCTCCGACAGGTCGGCCTCGGCCATCGTGTCGGCCACAAGCCGCCGCAACTCTCGGGCGGCCAGCAGCAGCGCGTCGCCATCGCCCGTGCCCTGGCCAATTCCCCGCCGCTGATTCTGGCGGACGAGCCCACCGGCAACCTGGACACCCATACCAGCGAGGAAATCATGGCTTTATTCGAACGCCTCAACCGGGACGAGGGCCTGACCATCGTCCTGGTGACGCACGAACCGGACGTGGCGCGCCATGCCCAGCGCCTGATCCATGTCGTGGACGGACACATCGCCGAAGACGGTCCGGTGAAAACGATTCTGAGGAGAGCACACGCATGA
- a CDS encoding ABC transporter permease, with protein MMFGSLLEEALQAMGANRLRSALTMLGMIIGVGAVVLMMAIGQGAQAMVSEAIASMGSNLFIVLTGSSTSGGVRMGSGTVPTLTVTDANAIGELPEIAAVAPSFSNIAQVIYGPNNWATSIMGTTPQYFEVRDWHPVSGAVFTDSDVRSATRVIVLGQTVVQNLFGNEDPVGKTVRVKNSPFVVVGVLEPKGQSLDGRDQDDTAMVPLTTAQRQLFGNPFPGMIRFIMVKARAREIMPRAEQSLKELLRARHRIRPGQEDDFTVRNLTALAQTAAGTTRTMSVMLGAIASISLLVGGIGIMNIMLVSVTERTREIGIRLAIGARRRDVLLQFLLEALIISLAGSLIGAAIGFVGAWLAAVLGGMTVVVTLSSILLAFTVAAAVGIFFGFYPARKAAELRPIEALRYQ; from the coding sequence ATGATGTTCGGCAGCCTTCTGGAGGAAGCTCTCCAGGCGATGGGCGCCAATCGGCTGCGGAGCGCGCTCACCATGCTCGGCATGATCATCGGCGTCGGCGCCGTCGTACTGATGATGGCGATCGGGCAAGGCGCCCAGGCCATGGTGAGCGAAGCGATCGCCTCCATGGGCAGCAATCTCTTCATCGTACTCACCGGTTCGTCGACCTCGGGCGGCGTGCGCATGGGCAGCGGGACCGTACCTACCCTCACCGTGACCGACGCTAACGCGATCGGCGAACTGCCCGAGATCGCCGCGGTCGCACCGTCGTTTTCCAACATCGCGCAAGTGATCTACGGCCCCAATAACTGGGCGACATCCATCATGGGCACCACGCCGCAATATTTCGAGGTGCGCGACTGGCATCCGGTCAGCGGCGCCGTGTTCACGGACAGCGACGTGCGCTCGGCGACGCGGGTCATCGTGCTCGGGCAGACCGTGGTTCAAAACCTGTTCGGCAACGAGGATCCGGTCGGCAAGACCGTGCGCGTCAAGAATAGCCCATTCGTCGTCGTCGGCGTCCTGGAACCCAAAGGACAAAGCCTAGACGGGCGCGATCAGGACGACACCGCGATGGTGCCTTTGACGACCGCCCAGCGCCAACTGTTCGGCAACCCGTTTCCGGGCATGATCCGCTTCATCATGGTCAAAGCACGCGCCCGGGAGATCATGCCCCGCGCGGAGCAAAGCCTGAAAGAACTGCTGCGCGCCCGGCACCGCATCCGGCCGGGACAGGAAGACGATTTCACCGTCCGCAACCTGACCGCCCTCGCCCAGACCGCCGCGGGAACCACGCGGACCATGTCGGTCATGCTGGGCGCCATCGCCTCGATCTCGCTGCTGGTGGGCGGCATCGGCATCATGAACATCATGCTGGTCTCGGTCACCGAACGAACCCGCGAGATCGGTATCCGCCTTGCCATCGGCGCCCGGCGCCGCGACGTTCTGCTGCAATTCCTCCTGGAAGCCCTGATCATCTCCCTTGCCGGCAGCCTGATCGGCGCCGCCATCGGCTTCGTCGGCGCCTGGCTGGCCGCCGTCTTGGGCGGCATGACCGTGGTCGTCACCCTATCGTCCATCCTTCTCGCCTTCACCGTCGCCGCCGCGGTGGGCATCTTCTTCGGCTTCTACCCGGCGCGCAAGGCGGCCGAACTCAGACCGATCGAAGCCCTGCGCTATCAATGA